The Kwoniella newhampshirensis strain CBS 13917 chromosome 2, whole genome shotgun sequence DNA segment CGACGCCGAATACCTATCTTGTAGAACAATAGAGTGATGTATATGTTATCGTCGAGTGGAGGGACGCGGGGTGGAGGATGACCAAGATGGAATTCAGTTGGTGCTAACTGTTTTGGCGGTTGCTCTCTGATGCAACACACTGCAAACACAATGCGATGACATCCAGATCGACcgcctttctctcctcccgaTCACCTACGACGCTACTCTTGATCCTGgcaatctcttctcgtcttATCCATCTCACAATCCTTCACATCTTATCGCGTTTCCTCCCACTATTCGATACTTCACCACTCTTACTTTCTGGTGACGACGTACCTTCACCGCTGTTAAGATGGGACGCTATTCATTTCGCATCTATCGCAAGCAAAGGGTACGAATATGAACAGCAGTTGGCCTTCCAGCCTGGCTGGATGGGGGTCATGCGATTGGCAGGGGAGGGCGTCAGGTGGATCAAGGCGTATATTAGAGCtggggaaggaggtgtaGGGGTGGTAAGGGTCGAGGATGTCTTGATTGGGGGAACGGTGATCTCGAATATGGCTTTTGTGGGTGCTACATTGGTGCTTTACAAGTGAGTCATCATGCCCGACCAACAGACATATCATACTTCCCTTCCAGCGTCGGTCTGTCACCCTTGTCACTCTCCGGACACCCCTATAAAAACGGATGTTTCCTGACCCTCCTCTGACCCTCCCTCTGACCCTCATGCAGACTCACGGCTCACTTATACACTCCCACATTCGCCTTCCTCGCTTCCCTCCTATATCTGATCCCACCCACACCCATCCCCTCTGTCCCATACACCGAACCGATCTACGCCCTCTTCGCATTTACCGGTTTCTACCTCTTGGTCGTCAAGAAGCAGTATATCTCGGCGTCCCTCTTCTTGGCGGGAGGTACGAGCGTACGAGCCACCGGGGTGATCAATGCCTTAGGACTGATCTGGTATTCGCTCTTTGGTGATGGGGGCTTTATGGCCGCTGGGGAGCTGACGGCTTGGGATtcgctcaaggtgagtttctGGATGAGACAACACTTGATTCAGCTACTTGACCCAAGTAAAGTGCTCGTGTGTCCATTGCGTCGGATCTTCCTACTGCGCTACTGAACTTGATGATTATGCCTTTGCTGACTGGCTTGGTCTTCTCTAGCGATTCACGATTGGCAATGTCCGATCATACGTACCGACCATTATCGTGATAGCCCCGTTCATGACCTTCCAGTGGTATGCGGACCGTTCATTCTGCACGAACAGCGCCAGACTTGCTGGTCAATGGAGACCTTGGTGTGATGTCAAGCCTCCGATCTCGTACGCGTTCGTGCAGAAAGAGTATTGGTGAGTCCGAGTCCGATACTCAGCCTCAAAGTCTTCTTACCCAATTACGACacttgatcttccttgTTGAAGACCTCGTCGGTCCGCTGTCACACCCTCATGAGATTGTGCTAACGAGACAACGCAATGTGAGATAGGAACATCGGCCTGTTCAACTACTGGACCCTCTCCCAGATGCCCAatatcctcctcgcctcgcctgtcctcctcgtctcaATCTACGGCACGCTCAACTACCTCCGAAAACGAGTTTCCTCCGGACGACATACCAATCCGTCCCATCCCGCACTCGAAGGCCTTTACATCTGTCATCTCGTGACGACATGTTTGCTCCTCTTCAGTAGTCATACACAGATCGCATTGAGGGTTTGTCTCGGTGATCCGGTCGTATGGTGGAATGTCGTCAGTCTGGCGTTCGATTGGGATAAGTCACCTGATGGGAAGcagatgggaaggagggggatGACCAAGGTGGGGAAATGGTGGGTTGGTTGGTGTCTCGTTTGGGGAGCGGTCTCAATGGTTCTTTGGGTAGGACATTATCCTCCAGCATAGAACACTCGTAGAAAAGACATTGCATTGCATCAAAATATGGCCAGCATGTGCAATTAATTTCCTTATCAACGTCCACTATCTACCAGGTCATACACGTTGAACGCTACGTGGACCAATGCGTCAtgtctcttccactctcctCCCGACGTACAGCTTACATACGGCCTTTCTGCTCATGCTAACCCAGCGCCTCACCTCTCAcactctcctcatcctctcatgTTCCTCAGCCTCCAGCCTCCCCACCTCTCTCTGCCAATACAAAACTCCATCAGTCGCTTTCCTCCGCCTCTCCCTTTgtgcttcttcatccttcccaCCAGCACCAAGAACGACATTCGGCATCTTGGCCCCACTGCCACCTcccaacgacgacgaggcaACTCCGACCACTGACATTGCTTTACGAGCACGCGTTCCCATCTTCCCGAGATTCCCTTTGGCTTGTGTTCCACCTCCATTTCCATTTCCGCCTCCACGTCCAAGCGCATAGCTGGAACCATTCTGCCAATCGCCTGTACCAAGCTGTCCACATGCAAGAAAGGCAGAATGGTTAACACCAATAGGTTCGTCGACGGCATTTCGTCTGATCTCCTCACGAGCATTCTCCAAACATGCTTTGGCATGTGCAAGACTTCCGGGAACCAAACCCAGTATCTTCTCGGCTTTGTGGGCCAACGAGAATATCTCCTCGGATCGAGGAGTGGAGTCGAACGGAATCCCGATGTTTTTGGTATCGGGTCGCGTCACGGAGACTTGGGGCGTGGGAGGATGCGAAGGAGTGACGGGTCGCGAGGATGTGTGTGTCGTTGAGGGAGAGTCTGAGGGAGATCGTTTTGGTAAGTATAGGATTAGCATCGGGTGTTGTCGAACTGGCTCGCGACCCTTGACAATGCAGAGGACGATAATCGATGCAGCAAAGCAGTGATCCAGACACAACGACGAATGCTCCCCATAACTCAAGCCGGACTCGACCGGTATCTGCCACAacccactcacccgaaAGCTCTGCCATATCGTCGGCGTTGTCGACTCCCTCTTGATCCGCATCACTGTCTAGATTCTCCCTCCTATCATTGATTAACTTCATCCTGTCCCCCTTCAATCGGCCCTTCCTATCCTTCGATGCTGTTTTGGAAGGTTTGCCACCAGATCTCGAAGCCGGGAGGGGCGAATTCGTATTGAAAGGTGAAGTATAGCGGTCCGCAGATAGAGACGGAATGTCAACCCTCTGGGAAGACAAATGACCGACAGTGGTTTCGATCATGTCGGGTACAATCTCGATGGAAAAGAAATGGAGAACAACAAGGTGGATTGGAAAAATGATGGAGCGGTGGATGGCGAGAGCCGATCGTTGAGCGAAAGGCGGGAAGGTGTCGTGCAATGTCAGCTTTTCGTCGGTGTGTGTGGCTTTTGTATCGTGTCGGTGTGGCGGTGCACTAGCAGTAGAACGCGAGAACGCCGGCGATGACTGGTATGGACGACCGCAACCTTCTCTATGCCGTCTTTTTGAGAGGCAGGCGAGTGGCGTGATTGCAAGTGTTGAAAAGTGTTGGGTGGAATGCGCGGCGTCCTTTGACCGCTTTGAGAGGCAAACCCGTTGCTTTCGAGAGAAGACGTGAGGTGGTGAAATGGGAGCGACAAGTCGAGTAATAAAGACAACGCAGTGTCCTGGAACCAGgcagaggacgaagagcaCAGATGTTGGCAcaaaggatgaggatgtgccaaggtgacgagatgatcgtCCTCTGTCAAGGTGAGGATGGTCGAGTTGGTAGTCCCGCAGGCTCCCCATAGGAAGCGCAGGTGGTTTGAAtacctctccttcaacatcatccCTGTACAGGATGTACCTGGTCCTTTGTTCTCATCGCCTTCAGAATTCGCTTCCCCTTACTCAACCCCTTTCTCTGCTCGCACGACCGAAACGGAGTGATCGACGAAAcagcccttcttcttcctggtGATGTTTTTTAGCGTTTCGAATGTTCTGTCGCGATGAATTTTGTGTTTCAGCTCGTGTACTTGAGCCTACTCCTCTTGGCCGCATGCCCGATCTGGAAGAGCCGGGCTGTGGCGGAAAGGGTGACTACGTTGAATTATTGCTATGCATGTTGTTTGTGAGGAAAATGTAGTATAATCGTGCGCGATAGACAGTATAGTAGTGTTGCCGTTGTTACATCTTTGGCTCTATTCGATGTGATGCTGGCTGTCGGTAGAATATATCGTTCAACTTGGCGTGAACTCGTGCGATGCGAGGTGACCTACAGAGTATGTGATATTTGCTTGCAATATTATGCGCTTCGTCTGCATCATCTGCCCGATCAGGCTTCCCCATCGATACGTCGGACGTTGTTCTCCAGCCATTTGGGATTGGGATACACCTAGAAGCTTGACCATCAGACTGTCGTCCTAGCGAAAGCAAGAAACCAACAAAAGGGAGAAAATGACtgcccactcaccctcgctAAGACTTTACCCTTTACCATGGCGATGGGCACTGGACCATATTTCCTCGAATCCGTCGAATTGCTCAGGTTGTCCCCCACCAGCCAGACATGACCTTTTGGCACTTTGACCCATTGACCCTCTCCATTCCGTCTCGGTACCAATCTCGAGCTCAGCTCGTCGAATTCGAATCTGCTttctgacgaagagggtACATCTACCATGTAATCCTGTCCTACTGCGTCAATCCATTTCCTCtgtccacctcttctgggttcgatctcgatcatATCCCCTTCGACTCCTATCACGCGCTTACATACCGTCTGTCGAGGATCCATCGGCGAAGTAGCGACTATCACATCACCTCTCTTCGGTCCTCGCTTGGCGTTGTGTTTCTCGGTGAATGGTGACCAGTACGGTAATGGGGAGACAAGAACGCAGTCTCCATGTTGAGACAGCGTGGGAAGCATGGAATACCCGGTACATATCCGAAGCTCGACAAGGGTGGTAGAGATTAGGTGAAGGGTAGCAAGGATCTGTACCGTTCGGATCGTTGTTGGCAGTAAAGGTGGTGGTCGATACCGAGAGAATGTCCGTTGGGCACGGGCGAACGGTGTGGTCATTGGGGAGATGACTTGTGGTGAAGATGTGATTATTCCTGGAAGCTGTTGCTCGTTACGAATAGTCCTCTTCACAAGGATATGGTCAAGCTGGTTTCAGCGCAATAATGGGTTGATATTATCGCTTACATAATCAGAAT contains these protein-coding regions:
- a CDS encoding signal peptidase I — protein: MTTPFARAQRTFSRYRPPPLLPTTIRTVQILATLHLISTTLVELRICTGYSMLPTLSQHGDCVLVSPLPYWSPFTEKHNAKRGPKRGDVIVATSPMDPRQTVCKRVIGVEGDMIEIEPRRGGQRKWIDAVGQDYMVDVPSSSESRFEFDELSSRLVPRRNGEGQWVKVPKGHVWLVGDNLSNSTDSRKYGPVPIAMVKGKVLARVYPNPKWLENNVRRIDGEA